The Salicibibacter halophilus DNA window TTTTTTATAGTTAATTTTGGAATTGAGCGGTTTCTGTCGAGCCTGAAAGGGCGGTTGTTGACGAGGTTCCTCCTGAAATGGTCTGTGAAACTTCGTCGAAATATCCAGTACCGACTTCCCGTTGATGGCGGGTTGCGGTATATCCGTCTTTTTCCGCGGCAAACTCGGCCTGTTGCAATTCGGAATACGCCCCCATTCCTCTTTCTTTGTAGCCTCGAGCAAGTTGGAACATGCTGTGATTAAGGGCATGGAATCCAGCGAGGGTAACGAATTGAAATTTATATCCCATCTTGGCAATCTCTTGCTGGAACGTTTCAATCGTATCTTTATCGAGGTTTCCTTCCCAATTAAAGGATGGCGAGCAGTTATAGGCAAGCATTTTATCCGGATACTGCTCATGGATCGCGTCTGCAAACTTTTGCGCTTCTTCCAAGTTCGGCGTCGATGTTTCACACCAGATTAAATCAGCGTAAGGCGCATATGCCAACCCGCGTGCAATCGCCTGGTCGATACCAGCCCTCGTGCGGTAAAAGCCTTCATCCGTCCGTTCACCGGTAATAAATTCCGCATCGGCAGGATCGACATCGCTGGTGATCAAGTCAGCCGCGTCCGCGTCTGTACGTGCGAGTAAGACGGTCGGTACACCTGAAACATCTGCAGCCAAACGCGCGGATACAAGATTTCTTACGGCGTTTTGTGTTGGAAGCAACACTTTTCCGCCAAGGTGGCCGCATTTCTTTTCCGAGGCCAATTGGTCTTCAAGGTGCACCCCGGAAGCGCCGGCTTCAATCATCGCTTTCATTAATTCAAAAACGTTCAGCTGCCCGCCAAAACCTGCTTCGGCATCGGCAACGATCGGGGCGAAATAATCGATGTCCCCTTCGCCTTCCATGTGCTGAATTTGATCCGCACGCATTAATGCATTATTAATCCGTTTAACCACGTTCGGAACGGAGTTCGCCGGATACAAGCTTTGATCCGGATACATTTCACCGGCAACGTTCGCATCTGCGGCCACTTGCCATCCACTTAAGTAGATCGCATTCAACCCGGCTTTCACTTGTTGCACGGCCTGATTCCCGGTAAGAGCGCCTAGAGAGTTTACATAATCTTCATTTTTCAAGCTATCCCACAGCTTTTCCGCCCCTTTGCGAGCAAGCGTATGTTCAATTTGCAAAGAACCGCGCAACCGTACAACATCTTCGGCCGAATACGGGCGCTTTATCCCTTGCCAACGTTCTTCTGTTTCCCACTGTCTGTTTAATTCGTCTACCTGCTGTTGGAATGATTGTTGTGCCATAACCCATTCTCCTCTCTGATAAAACGCGCGAAGCCTAATTTCAAGGCTTTTCAACGCTGTTTTAATACAGTTAATATCTTATGTTTTTAATATATAACAGAGTCACTAATTATGCAACCGTTTTTCGTAAATTTTTTTCTGTCATTATTTTTTCTTTATTTTCTTAAAAATTGAATGCTGCTGGTTGGCGCATTTTACAATAAAAAAAGCGAACCCCGGGTAATGGGATTCGCTTTTAATGCTCTTGCTTATTTCAATTCAGCTTTTGCTTTTTCAGCAAGGTCTGCAAATGCATCTTTATCGTTTACAGCCAGGTCGGCAAGCATTTTACGGTTAACGTTAATGTCCGCTTGCTTCAACCCGTGCATGAGACGGCTGTACGAAAGTCCGTTCAAACGAGCTGCCGCATTGATACGTGTGATCCATAGTTTACGAAAATCACGCTTGCGCTGACGACGGTCGCGATAAGCATATTGAAGTGATTTTCTTACTTGTTGCTGGGCAGTGCGAAATAAACGATGTTTCGATCCATAATATCCTTTTGCAAGTTTTAATACCTTTTTGCGACGACTACGGGCGACTGTTCCGCCTTTAACTCTAGGCATCGTCGATCCCTCCTATTCACTCTCGATTGTATCTTTATTTTTTATAAGGGAGCATTGGCTCAACACGTTTTTGGTCACTCTTATCCATTACCGTGGCTTTTCGTAAATGCCGCTTTTGTTTTTGCGTCTGGTTACGGGACAAGTGACTCGTGAAAGCACGGTTGCGCTTCAGGTTGCCTTTGCCGGTACGTTTAAAGCGCTTGGCTGCTCCTCGGTGAGTTTTCATTTTTGGCATGGCGGTTTCCTCCTTGCTACGACTTTTTCTTATTGTCTTTGTCTGACATGGGGGCCAACATCAAAAACATGCTGCGCCCTTCCATCTTAGGCTTTGTTTCAACGGTTGCAACATCTTTCGTTTCGTCTGCAAGACGTTCCAAAATATCACGGCCAATGGATGAATGCGTAATGGCGCGACCGCGGAAACGAATGGCTGCTTTCACTTTGTCGCCTTTCGACAAAAATTTACGTGCATTGCGAAGCTTCGTATTGAAGTCATGCTCTTCAATGTTTGGACTCAAACGCACTTCCTTTACATTAACCACTTTTTGCTTTTTACGTGCTTCACGCTCTTTTTTCTGTTGCTCAAAGCGGTATTTCCCATAGTCCATGATGCGACAGACCGGTGGTTTTGCATTCGGTGCGACGAGAACAAGATCCAGTTCAGCTTGCTCGGCACGATCCAGCGCCTCTCGTTTCGATACTATCCCCACTTGGTCCCCATTCGCGTCGATGAGGCGAACCTCGCGGGCGCGAATCCCGTCATTAAGCTTCATATCCTTACGAATAAAGAGCCACCTCCATTAAATTTTTATTAGAAAACTTGGCTTTTCGCCAAGCTTTTATGGCGAAAGCCTTAAAAATAACCCATAGAAATGTGCCGACAATTGCATTGCAACATGCGCACAGCAAAGCTTTGCACACGTAAAAAGTGAGCGCCGTTTTACACACACGACACCCACTTATCCAATCCGATTCATTCGATTGCAGACCAGTCAACAACCCGAAGGCGTCGATCAGGTGAGAAGTGGGTACTTCTGCTTGTGTGCAACATGTTCAATTCTTTATTCAGTGTACAATCTGAAGGCTGGAATGTCAAGAGGGCGCATGTGGTGTGGGTAGTATGCCCCCGATGTGAGTCGGTACCTTGATTTTACGTTTTCTTCCTTTCAGAGATGTATTGGCTGGCCTCCAGAGGTACGTTGGACCTTCCATCGCACCTCTATTCAACGTTTTTCTCCTGTTCGGGGTGCGTTGGACATCCCATCGCACCCCTGTTTAACGTTTTTCACCCGTTCGGGGTGCGTTGGACATCCCATCGTACCTCTATTCAACGTTTTTCTCCTGTTCGGGGTGCGTTGGACCTTCCCGCACCTCTATTCAACATTTTTCTCCTGCTCGGGGTGCGTTGGACATCCCATCGCACCCCTGTTCAACGTTTTTCTCCTGTTCGGGGTGCGTTGGACATCCCATCGCACCTCTATTCAACGTTTTTCACCCGTTCGGGGTGCGTTGGACCTCCCATCGCACCCCTGTTTAACGTTTTTCTCCTGCTCGGGGTGCGTTGGACCTCCCATCGCACCCACGATCGAGTTTTTGCCGGTTCGAGGTCCACTTGGCCATGTTCATAGCGCCCTTATTTATATATTTTCCTTTCAAACACCCAACAGCGATTTCCCTTTTTGATAAATGGCTTTCCAATCTGTTTCCGGAATGAGCGATCCCCCTGTTGCCCATGCCACATGGGTTGCTTTCTTCATTCGCGATGATAAATCGTGATTTTCGATATAAAGAGGGTGTTTTGATAATTGCATTGGCCCTTGCAAGCCAGAAGCGGCAGAGGGTTCGACTTTTAAACCTTCTGAGCGCATCAATAGCGCTAACATTTTAAACAGCTCATCGTCTTCGACCGTATACACGCCACTGATGAGTTTTTCACTAATGGCGGTCGCAAAACTTGATGGCCTTCCGACAGCCAAACCATCCGCTTCCGTTATATTATCAATGCCAAAATCCTGGACACTTATCTTTTCATGTTTTTCCGTCAAAAGACCGATTAAGACGGATGGAGAATGGGTAGGTTCCACAAAAAAGCAATGAACGTTATCGCCGAAAATCTGCTTAAGACCGAAAGTCAGCCCTCCCGGAGATCCTCCTACACCACATGGAAGATAAAGAAACAGCGGGTGGTCCCTATCCACACGGATATCTTGTTCATCAAGTTGCGCCTTCAATTCGAAGGCCGCGATACTGTAGCCTAAAAACAAATCCCGCGAGTTTTCATCGTCGATAAAGTATCCGTTCGGATTCTCGCGGGACAACTTTCTTCCTTCATTAATCGCCTTACTGAAATCTGCGCTGTACTCATGAACGATGGCTCCGCTTTCTTTTAGCAAATCTTTTTTCCATTGTTTGGCATCCGCGGACATGTGGACCGAGACGTCGAAACCGATCGCGGCACTGACGATCCCGATGCTAAGGCCCAAATTACCGGTGGAACCTACATCAATGGCGTATTGATTGAAAAATTCCTTGAAAGCCGTAGTGGCAAATTTTTCATAGTTATCTTCCTTTGTGATCAACCCGTTATCAATCGCCAACGTTTCCGCGTGTCTGAGCACTTCAAAAATCCCACCACGCGCCTTTATGGATCCCGCGATCGGTAATTCATTATCACACTTTAAATACAAAGACCCTTCGATGTTTCCTTTATAATGATTTTCAAGTTGTGTTTGCACATTCGGGATGGGACGCAAGGGAGATTCAATGATCCCGTCGTTTTCTCGCGTTTCCGGGAACTCCCTTTCAATAAACGGCCGAAACCTTGCCCACATGTCTGCTGCTTCTTTCATATCAGCTTCACTTACCTTGAATCCGGACGAAGAAGCGTCCATCCACCTTTGTTTGAATGGATTTTCCCACCATACCGGCCTTAACGCTGTAATGTCTTCAAGAAGGGGAAATGCTTTTGCCCAACTTGCTATTGACTCACCCAACACCTGAGTATTCATGATCAATCCCTCCTTCGTGCAGATACTAAGCACGGCTTAGTCTTCTTTAGTAAAATCTTGATATCCCGTTTCACTCATCAGATCTTCAAGTCCATCCCTGTCAGCCATCTTGACTTCGATCAACCAGCCTTTGCCTTCCGGATTGTCATTGACTAATTCCGGCTCATCTTCCAATCGTTCATTTACGTTCACAACGGTGCCGGAGATCGGTACATAGATTTCCGATACGGTTTTTACTGATTCAATGGATCCGATACTTTCATTCGCGGTGACTTCGTCATCAACTTCAGGGATCTCCACGAAGACGATATCCCCAAGTTCTTGCTGCGCGTAATTTGAAATGCCGATGCGGACAATGTAATCATCTAGTGTTTCTACCCATTCATGGTCTTTGCTGTATAATTTACCCATAGATTTCTCCTTTATTAGCTATATCGTTTACGTCTTAATACGGGCAATTACCCTTTTCGATATGAAATTGGTACTTCTTGCGCGATATCAAGAGCGTCTTTCATCCGGACATCCTCTGTCCCCATCCCGAACAATCTATGGGAACTGGATGAGCCGACCATAACCGGAAGTTCCATGTTTACACTCCCCTCATACACGCGCTTCTTGTTGGAAAAGAGGAAAAGCTTTGCAGATGTCATTCGTCTTGTTTTTCGCCTTTTCAAGGACATCGGCACGACCATTGCTTCCCAGTACATCGGCAATGGTTTCACCGATATCGATCATTTCTTCTTTCCCCATCCCTCGAGTCGTCAACGCCGCCGTCCCAATTCTAATGCCGCTCGTCACAAACGGACTTTCCGGATCAAACGGGATCGTATTTTATTGACGGTAATCCCGGCTTTTTCAAGCAGTTGCTCTGCCTCTTTACCGGTTAGATTCCACGGACGGACATCGACGAGTAATAAATGATTGTCTGTTCCGCCTGAAACGAGGGCAGCACCGTTTTCTTTTAGCGTATCCCCAAGTGTGATCGCGTTTTCAACAACCTGGTTGGCGTACGTTTTGAATGAAGGCTGAAGCGATTCTTTAAAAGAAACGGCTTTTGCGGCAATCACATGCATCAACGGTCCACCTTGCAAGCCCGGGAAAACAGCCTTGTTAATCGCTTTGGCCATATCTTTGTCATTCGTTAAAACAAACCCGCCGCGAGGGCCTCTTAACGTTTTATGTGTCGTACTGGTTACGACATCCGCATGCGGCATTGGTGACGGATGAACCCTCGCTGCAATAAGTCCGGCAATATGTGCCATATCGACCATGAGTTTTGCATCAACCTTATCGGCGATTTCCCTGAATTTTGCAAAGTCAATGATTCTTGGATAAGCACTCGCGCCGGCAATGATGAGTTTTGGCTGTTCTTTTTTTGCCTGCGCTTCCAATTGATCATAATCAATTAAATGATCGTCTTCCCTGACACCATAAGAGACAACGTCAAACCACTTGCCGGAAATACTGACAGGACTGCCGTGGGTCAAATGTCCTCCGTGGGATAAATTCATCCCCATCACCTTGTCCCCGGGGGTTAACTGCGAGTAATAGACGGCCAAGTTGGCAGACGCCCCGGAATGCGGCTGTACATTCGCATATTCTGCGCCATAAAGCTCTTTCAAACGTTCGATGGCCGCGTTCTCTGCCACATCCACAAATTCACATCCGCCATAATACCTTCTCCCTGCGTAACCTTCCGCATATTTATTTGTCATGACCGACCCCATAGCTTCCAAAACATCTTCACTCACAAAATTTTCTGACGCTATTAACTCGAGCGTTTCATGCTGCCTGCCCCGTTCGTCTTCTATAGCCGAAAAAATAGTCGCGTCGTTTTCCTTTAAACTCATCGAAACCCCTCCTAAAAACTGCATGATTCTTTGGACATAAAAAAGGACAGAGAAAAGGTATCTACACCTTTTCTCTGTCCTTGTACCTGAGAGTTCAACTCCGTCGTACGGAATTTACCCCTTTGGTGGCTTAAGCGCTCTCCAGAGATGCGTCCCATTGCAGTCATTTTACCTGAGAGATTCATTCACAAGGTTTTTATGTGAATGTTGCCCCTTCGGTGCCGACATTTGAGCCAGTCTCTCCCGCAATGTTCATTCGCATATATTCATGTTCGTTGACATTAGTGTAGCAAAAAAGGTGTTGGAAGGCAATGGTTATTTTCGGGAAGCGCAAGGGGTAATAAAATCAAGGTACAATAATTAAAACAGAGAAAAAGGCCAGATAATATCGCTGTTGCAATCACGTAGCTACACGATCAAAAGTTTTTTTTAGCGTAACCAGTTCATTAAAGGTATAAATATGAAACCCGGCGATCCCGTAGTCCGACTCATTTAAGTGCGGGGTGTAGGCATTCATTAAGCCGGAGGCGTCGTATCCGTGCAACAGTTTTCCCGATAACTTTAGGTTTTTCCTGAGGAAACGAAGCGAGTCGGTCACACCAATATTAGCCGCGATGCGAAGAAGTTTATCCGGTTTCACCGGTCCGGGGATGCCCAAGTAGACAGGCAGTTGCAAGCCGGCTTCCCGCTGTTGTCGTAACCAGGCTAGGACCTGGTCGGAATCGAAACACATTTGACTCACGGCGTAGTGCACGAAAGGCGCTTTTACCAAAAGGTCCTCGGCGAGGATGTCATTATTGATGTTAGGATGCCCTTCGGGATACGCTGGAATGCCGATGCGGCGCAACCCGTGATCACGCGTGGCTAAGGAGCGCAATAGCTCGAAGCCATAGCGGTACGGGCCTAGGGGTTGCTTCTGGTCACTTCCGATGACGAAAATCTCTTCCAAACCGTTTATCCGAAGCTTATCAAGTATTCCTTCAAGGTGCTTTTCACTCCGGACCATCCTCGCTCCAATATGGGGAACCACCCCAGCGAACCGAGGTGCCAACGCGATTGCCGTGTCAATCGTAGCATCGACGCCTTTCTTTGGCGAGCAGGTGACCGTAAGTGTGGCGTGGGGCGGGAGCGCCGCCGTTGCCCGCTCAACGATACGGTTCGCGGGTATGAGCTCGAAGCGAGGTTCGTTCATTCGTCCGATCCGTTCAGCTGACGATTGTCGATCCATCATTTCCATAATTGCCATCCCCTCTTTCATTTGGAGGATAGAGATTGGAAGGTAGAGGTTGGATCTTGGGCACATCGGCTGGACGATGTCTCCGAATCCAACTTCCAACCTCTAAACGCTAACCTCCAGAAATATCACATCTAAAGCTTCCGGCCGGTCTGGGTCAAACCCGTGCCCGGGAATTCGGGTGGCTTGAACGGAGTCTCTGTAACCTCTGCCGGGACGCGCCCGCCTGCATACGGCTCGGGCAGTTGCACTTCAAGCTGCGTTCCGATAGCACTTAAAGACTCGGGCAACATCGCGTAACCGATATTACACCCTTGGGTCGGCGAATAAAATGCGGAGGTGACGTAGCCAACCGGTTTGGCCTCATTTTCCGCGTAGACGATGTAAAAATCGGCAGGGTACCAATCGATTTGCTTACCGCCCAACTTCAGGCCTGCCAGTTTGCTGGTAACCCCTTCGCTCTTGATGCGAGCCAGGGCTTCCTTGCCAACGAATCGGGATTTATTCAGGTCCACTTGCCAACCCAATCCTACCTGGTATGGATTGGTCTCCGGGTCCATGTCCTGTCCGTGGGAGAGGATCCCCGCCTCGATTCGACGGATGTGGCCCGGGGCGATCACTTTTATATTGTGAGCCTTGCCGACATCGAGGAGATGGTACCAGAGCCGTTCGGCATTGACGCTGGCGTCATAAAGGTAGATCTCATAACCGGCTTCACCCGAGAAGCCCGTGCGGGACACGATGACGGGACAACCGTTCACTTCACCCTCGAGCAGTCCGTAATAGGGGACCTCGTGGATCTGCTCACCAAACAAATCGGCCATGAGAGCCGTTGCCTTTGGGCCTTGAATTTGCACGGGGGCAACATCGATTTCTCGCACCGTACAATCAAAGGCACTCTTTAAATTGAGCGCTTGCAACCACAAGGCAATGTCAGTGTCGGAGAGAGAGAACCAAAATTCATCTTCGGCCGGACGAAGGAGGACCGGATCATTTAAGATTCCGCCTTCTTCGTTACACAAAATAACATAGCGAGCTTTTCCCACCTTGAGTTTGTCGACCGAACGCGTAATGGCCAAATCTACCAGCTTGGCAGCGTCGGGACCTTTCACCTGAATCTGCCGCTCTACCGCGACATTCCAAAGCGTGACGTCTTCAGTGAGATATTTATATTCTTGGAGGAGCCCGCCCTCCTCCAACGGCACGTAGGCACGTGGATGGTACATGTGGTTATAAATCTCATAGCACCAACAGCCGGCTTCCTGGGAAAGGTGCCAGAAAGGCGACTTGCGAACCCTTTGCGAGATCAGCATGCGCGAACCGTTATCCCCGCTTTGCCGCAGGTTAACCGGAACGTGCCTTTGCACATCCAGCACCTCAAGATCGTTAGACGTTTTGAGCTCTGCTGTTGGTTTAACCTCAAATGTCATATAAACTCCCTCCTTAATTAATGAATATTCAGATAAAATAAACTGATAAAACGCTACGAGAAATACTCACTTACTCCCCACTCATGATCACCCCCTAAACCGCTTACAATTTCGCACCATGGATTCCGCAACGTCATCAACATTTTATTTCCGTATTTCTGTAATCATGATTATTTTATATTCTTGATTATATAATAATCGGCGTATAAAGAGTTGTAAACCATATTTTGAAATTTTTACCTATAAAAATTTTTCGATAAATTTTGCGTTAACTACGATCCGTCTCTTTATCATCGCGAAAATCTGCTTCTGTAAATAAAAAACCGTATAAAGGCTCCCTCACACATTGCAAGGGAGCCTCAAACCATTTTCCATTGATTATATTGTACTTCCTACACGCACCCCTTCCGAGATCGCATCATTTAACCGGCGGGGGGAAACGGCATCACCAATAAGCTGCACTTCAAGCTCCGGAGCAGCTGCTTTTATCTGATTAAACAAACGATTATCCCCTTCTTCATAACCGATCAATACGATGATCTCATCCTTTTCAACATTCCTCTTTGTTTCCGACCACATGTCCTCTAATACATGATGGCCTTCCTTCGTTTTGACCAAATTTTTATTTGAAGACAGCGCCACATTTTTTTCTGCTAATAACCGGTATAGCTCAGGCTTTTGCATTTCATCCAAATCTTCCGCAACCGACCACAATGGGGTGGCGATTTCCACTTGGGAAGCACCTTTTTCTGCAGCAAAATGAGCCACACTGCCACCCCTGAATTTCCCTTCCCGGTCATAGACTAACACTTTACGCTCGGCATTGATCGAAATCTTGCCATCAAGAAGCTCGACATCCGTTACATAATGGTCATTTCTAGGATTAGAGCCCGTGGCAAGCACAACTTCATCAGGATTTAAAAGTAAGACACTATCCGTCGTTCCTTTTGTATCAAGGTGAACATTTACGCCGAACCGGTCTAATTCTCGCTCCAGCCATTTAATGTGCCTCCCGTAATGAGGGCGTTCGGAAGCCATAGAAGCAAAATAAACTTTGCCTCCCAGTTTATCTGCGCTTTCCAACAGATGAACCTCATGTCCGCGAATTGCTGATACGCGTGCGGCTTCCATCCCTGCCGGCCCACCACCCACAACAACAATTTTGCGTCTATGCTGTGCAGGTTTGAAATTATCCAAGGCATCGTTGCCCATGGCAGGGTTCACCGTGCAAATCACCGGCATGCCGGTGTATAATCTGCCTATGCACCCTTCCGTACAAGCAATACACGGTCTTATTTTTGAAAATTCCCCTGTCTTTGCTTGCTGTGGCATATCCGGATCCGCGATAATGGCCCTTGTCATGCCCACAAGATCACAATCCTTATCTGTCAAAGCCTGTTCCGCCTGTCCAGGGTCAAGATTCCGCCCGGCCGCTAAAACAGGGACAGAAAGTTGCGCTTTCATTTTTCGTGCCGCATGATTAAACGTCCCTCTTGCAAATGTATCTCCGGGAACCACTGCTGCCTGGGCGCGATAGGTCGCCCCGGTACCACCGCTAATGTTAAACATATCAATGTATCCTGTTTCATCAAGTTTTGTGGCAATTTCGAGCATATCGTCCTGATCAAGATCAAGCGCATCGGTTTTTGGGTCACCGGTCATTCTAAAGCAGATAATGAATTCCCTTGATACAGCCTCTCTAACCGCTTGAAGCACCTCCATTGAAAAGCGCATACGGCCGGTAAAGTCTCCCCCATATTTATCCGTCCGATGGTTAAGGGCGGGGCTCCAAAACTGTTCAATTAAGTGTCCGCTAAAGGACGTGATTTCAATCCCATCCCAACCACAACGCTCTAAACGCTTAGCAGCGTCAGCAAAGGATTGGACGATTGGAGGTATTTCTTCAATACGCAAAACGTGAGGAGTCTCACGATGCACATCTTCCGGAATGGCAGAAGGTGCTTGTATTGGGCGGCTACTGACCGACGAATCCGCACGCCTTCCCATATGGGTGGCCTGAGACATGATTAAAGCACCGTGTGCATGAACACGGTCGGCAAGCTCCTTCAATAAAGGTTCATTCCGCTCATCCCATAAACTTATCGAGCCGTAGGAAGCCGATGATTCCTCATAGACACTAGCCGAACCAAACGTCATTACGATTCCGGCACCACCTGCAGCTTTTCTTTCTTCATAACCAACATGGCGCTCATTGATGAGGCCCGTGCCATTATCCCACGCGACAGCATGTGCAGTTGATACAATTCGATTTTTAGCTTCTTTGTTCCCTATTTTTAACGGACTAAATAAGGTTTGCAAATCAGCTTGCACCATTGGATGATCACTCACTGGTATCCCCCTCCCTAATCTCCCGTGACAAAAACCACCGTCAACAACAGAAGAAAAGCCTCCTTTTTTAAAATCATAATTTTCTGTTTTTTATTCGAGCAATTACCTTTTCCAGCATAGCTGCAAGTGCTCGAATACCCTCTTCTTAACCCGCCATTTAATGTAATCATGATTATAACATATTTGTGATTATATAATAATCACTATATAAAGAATTGTAAACCGATTTTGAAATTTTTTCTTCTAAAGATTTCCGACACCATTAGAGCCATTATTGCCGCACGAGGGCCAAATGTGCTAGATTGATAAAGAGATTAGTCGGGTTTCACAATCTCCTGTCAGAAATGAGGTGGAAGCTTGGATAAAAAGGCAATTCAAACCGTCCGGATGATGAGATATTTTATAGATGCCACCGTCCAAATCATTGAAGAGGAAGGATTTGATAACGTCACCATCCGAAAAGTATCTGATTTGGCCGGTTATAACAGTGCAACCATTTATAATTACTTCAGTGAACTTTCTCACCTGATATTCTATGCCTCATTACAGTTTTTAAAAAAATACACATCAGCACTCCCCGCCTATATGTCGAAAGGAAACAACCCCCTGGAAAGATTCTTGCTTATGTGGGAATGCTTTTGCAAATATTCCTTTGCTGAACCGCATATTTATCATGCCATTTTCTCCTCAAATGTTGGAGGGGGATCAAAAGAATTGATGGATGAGTATTACGATCAGTTCCCGGATGATCTCGACGACCTGCCCACGGAACTAAAGCCGATGTTCATGGAGTTTGATATGGCAAACAGAGAACGCATCGCAATTGGGGAATGTGTTGAAGCGGGATACATTAAGAAAGAAAACGCAGAACACCTCCAGGAGATGATTAAACTGACCTGGCAAGGCATGTTGACCCTCGTTTTAAACCGGAGATATGACTATTCCGCGGAAAAAGCAACAGAAATTACGATGACATACATTAAAGAAATCGTAGAAAATGCCAATTCGTTTTCCTTTGAATTTACTTTGGATTCCCAGGATCGTTGATTTGGCTGCTTGACAAGAGGCTCCCGCAC harbors:
- the aceA gene encoding isocitrate lyase; the protein is MAQQSFQQQVDELNRQWETEERWQGIKRPYSAEDVVRLRGSLQIEHTLARKGAEKLWDSLKNEDYVNSLGALTGNQAVQQVKAGLNAIYLSGWQVAADANVAGEMYPDQSLYPANSVPNVVKRINNALMRADQIQHMEGEGDIDYFAPIVADAEAGFGGQLNVFELMKAMIEAGASGVHLEDQLASEKKCGHLGGKVLLPTQNAVRNLVSARLAADVSGVPTVLLARTDADAADLITSDVDPADAEFITGERTDEGFYRTRAGIDQAIARGLAYAPYADLIWCETSTPNLEEAQKFADAIHEQYPDKMLAYNCSPSFNWEGNLDKDTIETFQQEIAKMGYKFQFVTLAGFHALNHSMFQLARGYKERGMGAYSELQQAEFAAEKDGYTATRHQREVGTGYFDEVSQTISGGTSSTTALSGSTETAQFQN
- the rplT gene encoding 50S ribosomal protein L20 translates to MPRVKGGTVARSRRKKVLKLAKGYYGSKHRLFRTAQQQVRKSLQYAYRDRRQRKRDFRKLWITRINAAARLNGLSYSRLMHGLKQADINVNRKMLADLAVNDKDAFADLAEKAKAELK
- the rpmI gene encoding 50S ribosomal protein L35 yields the protein MPKMKTHRGAAKRFKRTGKGNLKRNRAFTSHLSRNQTQKQKRHLRKATVMDKSDQKRVEPMLPYKK
- the infC gene encoding translation initiation factor IF-3, with the translated sequence MKLNDGIRAREVRLIDANGDQVGIVSKREALDRAEQAELDLVLVAPNAKPPVCRIMDYGKYRFEQQKKEREARKKQKVVNVKEVRLSPNIEEHDFNTKLRNARKFLSKGDKVKAAIRFRGRAITHSSIGRDILERLADETKDVATVETKPKMEGRSMFLMLAPMSDKDNKKKS
- a CDS encoding D-serine ammonia-lyase, with product MNTQVLGESIASWAKAFPLLEDITALRPVWWENPFKQRWMDASSSGFKVSEADMKEAADMWARFRPFIEREFPETRENDGIIESPLRPIPNVQTQLENHYKGNIEGSLYLKCDNELPIAGSIKARGGIFEVLRHAETLAIDNGLITKEDNYEKFATTAFKEFFNQYAIDVGSTGNLGLSIGIVSAAIGFDVSVHMSADAKQWKKDLLKESGAIVHEYSADFSKAINEGRKLSRENPNGYFIDDENSRDLFLGYSIAAFELKAQLDEQDIRVDRDHPLFLYLPCGVGGSPGGLTFGLKQIFGDNVHCFFVEPTHSPSVLIGLLTEKHEKISVQDFGIDNITEADGLAVGRPSSFATAISEKLISGVYTVEDDELFKMLALLMRSEGLKVEPSAASGLQGPMQLSKHPLYIENHDLSSRMKKATHVAWATGGSLIPETDWKAIYQKGKSLLGV
- the gcvH gene encoding glycine cleavage system protein GcvH, with amino-acid sequence MGKLYSKDHEWVETLDDYIVRIGISNYAQQELGDIVFVEIPEVDDEVTANESIGSIESVKTVSEIYVPISGTVVNVNERLEDEPELVNDNPEGKGWLIEVKMADRDGLEDLMSETGYQDFTKED
- a CDS encoding methylenetetrahydrofolate reductase; translated protein: MEVGFGDIVQPMCPRSNLYLPISILQMKEGMAIMEMMDRQSSAERIGRMNEPRFELIPANRIVERATAALPPHATLTVTCSPKKGVDATIDTAIALAPRFAGVVPHIGARMVRSEKHLEGILDKLRINGLEEIFVIGSDQKQPLGPYRYGFELLRSLATRDHGLRRIGIPAYPEGHPNINNDILAEDLLVKAPFVHYAVSQMCFDSDQVLAWLRQQREAGLQLPVYLGIPGPVKPDKLLRIAANIGVTDSLRFLRKNLKLSGKLLHGYDASGLMNAYTPHLNESDYGIAGFHIYTFNELVTLKKTFDRVAT
- a CDS encoding glycine cleavage T C-terminal barrel domain-containing protein; the encoded protein is MTFEVKPTAELKTSNDLEVLDVQRHVPVNLRQSGDNGSRMLISQRVRKSPFWHLSQEAGCWCYEIYNHMYHPRAYVPLEEGGLLQEYKYLTEDVTLWNVAVERQIQVKGPDAAKLVDLAITRSVDKLKVGKARYVILCNEEGGILNDPVLLRPAEDEFWFSLSDTDIALWLQALNLKSAFDCTVREIDVAPVQIQGPKATALMADLFGEQIHEVPYYGLLEGEVNGCPVIVSRTGFSGEAGYEIYLYDASVNAERLWYHLLDVGKAHNIKVIAPGHIRRIEAGILSHGQDMDPETNPYQVGLGWQVDLNKSRFVGKEALARIKSEGVTSKLAGLKLGGKQIDWYPADFYIVYAENEAKPVGYVTSAFYSPTQGCNIGYAMLPESLSAIGTQLEVQLPEPYAGGRVPAEVTETPFKPPEFPGTGLTQTGRKL